A single region of the Pleurocapsa minor HA4230-MV1 genome encodes:
- a CDS encoding CYTH domain-containing protein, which translates to MKTEIERKYLVKKSVWRSHKKLLESQSPVGVKYCQGYIPTSNDTTVRLRIIGKQGYLTIKSKAVGITRAEFEYLIPVDEAQEMLNNLCVKPLIEKFRYKIKVDNLTWEVDEFLGENAGLIIAEVELEHENQKINLPHWIEREVNEQKYFNSYLVKHPYSQWEEK; encoded by the coding sequence ATGAAAACAGAAATAGAACGCAAATATCTGGTTAAAAAGTCAGTTTGGCGATCGCATAAAAAACTCCTCGAAAGCCAGTCTCCAGTTGGTGTAAAATACTGCCAGGGGTATATACCCACCAGCAACGATACAACTGTAAGACTCCGAATTATTGGTAAGCAAGGTTATCTGACAATCAAAAGTAAAGCTGTAGGCATTACTCGTGCTGAATTTGAGTATTTAATTCCTGTGGATGAGGCTCAAGAGATGCTGAATAATCTTTGTGTTAAACCATTAATTGAAAAGTTTAGATACAAAATCAAGGTAGATAATTTAACTTGGGAGGTTGATGAATTTCTGGGAGAAAACGCAGGCTTAATTATTGCCGAAGTAGAATTAGAACATGAGAATCAGAAAATTAATCTTCCTCACTGGATCGAACGAGAAGTTAATGAGCAAAAATACTTTAATTCTTATTTAGTAAAACATCCCTATAGCCAATGGGAAGAGAAGTGA
- a CDS encoding TIGR04282 family arsenosugar biosynthesis glycosyltransferase has translation MTETLIIFSRYPEPGKTKTRMIPALGALGAAELQQKMTEHTLKTAIALKLSRNLAIEVHFAGGNIQSMTEWLGEDFDYIPQVLGNLGHKMQSSFERAFALGSQRVLIIGTDCPDIEQTILTQAFDSLERHDLVLGVAEDGGYYLIGLNKPIAELFQNIIWGTEQVLNQTKNIAQQLKLNVHYLPTLADVDRPEDLKIWQKYIYSRTKLD, from the coding sequence ATGACCGAAACTCTAATTATTTTTAGTCGTTATCCTGAGCCTGGAAAGACGAAAACTCGGATGATACCCGCTTTGGGTGCTTTGGGTGCTGCGGAGTTACAGCAAAAAATGACGGAGCATACTTTAAAAACGGCGATCGCCTTAAAATTATCTCGGAATCTGGCGATCGAGGTTCACTTTGCTGGTGGCAATATTCAGTCAATGACGGAATGGTTAGGTGAGGATTTTGATTATATTCCTCAAGTTTTAGGAAATCTCGGTCATAAAATGCAATCTTCTTTTGAGCGTGCTTTTGCATTGGGTAGTCAACGAGTGCTGATTATTGGCACTGACTGTCCTGATATCGAGCAAACTATACTAACTCAAGCTTTTGATTCCCTAGAGCGTCACGATTTAGTTTTGGGTGTGGCAGAAGATGGGGGATATTATTTAATTGGCTTAAATAAACCTATTGCCGAACTTTTTCAGAATATTATTTGGGGAACAGAGCAGGTATTAAACCAAACCAAAAATATTGCTCAACAACTGAAACTAAATGTGCATTATCTACCTACCTTAGCTGATGTCGATCGCCCCGAAGATCTCAAGATTTGGCAGAAATACATCTATAGCCGTACAAAGTTAGATTAG
- a CDS encoding aldo/keto reductase, producing MKTLQLRSGKEIPILGQGTWRMGEKASQKQAEIDALKLGLDLGLSVIDTAEMYGDGGAEKIVAEAIATRRSEVYLVSKFYPHHASYKELIAACDRSLSRLKTDYLDLYLLHWRGSVPLSETLLGLQHLKQTGKILDYGVSNFDTDDLQEAESLPGGKEIVANQVLYNLLRRGIEWDLLPWCKQRQLAIMAYSPVEQRAFVNDSKLKDIATQHNATPTQIALSWLLHQDNVLSIPKATNPAHVKENCAALDIQLTEQELRKLDLIFKPPVRKVSLAMR from the coding sequence ATGAAAACACTACAGCTACGATCGGGAAAAGAAATACCCATACTGGGACAGGGTACTTGGCGTATGGGTGAAAAAGCCAGTCAGAAGCAGGCGGAGATAGATGCATTAAAACTGGGACTAGATCTGGGACTAAGTGTAATCGATACGGCGGAGATGTATGGTGATGGTGGTGCAGAAAAGATAGTTGCTGAGGCGATCGCTACGCGCAGAAGTGAAGTATATTTAGTCAGTAAGTTTTATCCGCATCATGCTAGTTATAAAGAATTAATTGCTGCTTGCGATCGCTCTTTATCCAGACTTAAAACGGATTATCTAGATTTATATTTGCTCCACTGGCGCGGTTCTGTTCCTTTGTCAGAAACCTTATTAGGATTACAGCATCTTAAACAAACTGGAAAAATTCTAGATTATGGAGTGAGCAACTTTGATACCGATGATCTTCAAGAAGCTGAGTCTTTGCCAGGGGGAAAAGAAATAGTAGCCAATCAGGTACTCTATAATTTGCTGCGTCGTGGTATTGAATGGGATTTATTACCTTGGTGCAAACAGCGTCAACTGGCAATTATGGCTTATTCACCTGTGGAACAAAGAGCCTTTGTTAATGATTCTAAGTTAAAGGATATTGCCACACAACATAACGCTACACCAACGCAAATTGCCCTTAGTTGGCTACTACATCAAGACAATGTGCTATCGATCCCTAAAGCGACTAACCCCGCTCATGTGAAAGAAAACTGCGCAGCATTAGATATCCAACTGACAGAACAAGAATTACGAAAGTTAGACCTCATCTTTAAACCACCAGTGCGCAAAGTGTCTTTAGCGATGCGCTAG
- a CDS encoding right-handed parallel beta-helix repeat-containing protein: MDNSSSKVLNVDKDFGGDLEKAIAAANDGDTVELGRKTYKTDGIELNKDITIDGVRGQTVIDGGGTSNSVFRLHSDSSGTTIKDAEITNGDNGVNVTGAKNVTLSNLDINNIGIENPIRNDGTHNIGISLADADGFKVFDSEISDIGRKGIGVIDTDGGIIDGVTLSDINLAAEHSQSVDAAGIKLFNTNDITISDNKLSGVNAFNIWDDITCNTTIDGNEITGVGDDFLAPEYNTFVRVGGIYVEKTHQTTVDNNKVTVGNDDFFAFDATEFSTETMVLGDNNEFPSTDIGSTDFWANEEIEKLVAITEDPDAADFSLFADDFYNGGTYGGDNTGDTV, translated from the coding sequence ATGGATAACTCAAGCAGCAAAGTTCTCAATGTAGATAAAGATTTTGGTGGTGATTTAGAAAAAGCGATCGCCGCTGCTAATGATGGCGATACAGTTGAACTAGGAAGAAAAACCTATAAAACTGATGGAATCGAACTCAATAAAGATATCACGATTGATGGTGTCAGAGGACAGACAGTTATCGATGGAGGGGGAACATCTAACTCTGTTTTTCGCTTACATTCTGACTCAAGCGGTACAACCATTAAAGATGCCGAAATAACTAATGGAGATAATGGAGTCAATGTAACTGGGGCCAAAAATGTTACATTATCAAATCTCGATATCAATAACATTGGTATTGAAAACCCAATTAGAAATGATGGGACACACAATATTGGCATAAGCCTAGCTGATGCTGATGGATTTAAAGTATTCGATTCGGAAATATCTGATATTGGTCGCAAAGGAATCGGTGTTATCGACACTGATGGCGGAATAATTGATGGTGTTACCTTGTCGGATATTAATCTGGCCGCAGAACATTCTCAAAGCGTTGATGCTGCTGGGATCAAACTTTTCAACACCAACGATATCACTATTAGTGACAACAAACTCTCTGGCGTTAATGCTTTCAATATTTGGGACGATATTACCTGCAACACTACAATTGACGGTAATGAAATTACAGGGGTAGGAGATGACTTTTTAGCGCCTGAGTATAATACATTTGTAAGGGTAGGAGGCATTTATGTTGAGAAAACCCATCAGACAACTGTTGATAATAATAAAGTGACTGTGGGTAATGATGATTTCTTTGCCTTTGACGCTACAGAATTTTCGACAGAAACAATGGTTCTGGGAGACAATAACGAATTCCCAAGTACAGATATTGGTTCAACAGACTTTTGGGCAAACGAAGAAATAGAAAAACTGGTTGCCATAACTGAAGATCCTGACGCAGCAGACTTTTCTCTCTTTGCGGATGATTTTTATAACGGTGGTACTTATGGTGGCGATAATACTGGCGACACTGTTTAA
- a CDS encoding aldo/keto reductase: MESSKLAINQISLPSLGIGTWSWGDRLFWGYGSDYGETDVARAFEAAVENGATFFDTAEIYGFGESERLLGRFLKRTSQPVQIATKYFPLPWRFNHQAVADTLSDSLKRLQVEQVALYQVHMPFSFLMSQHTLMEALAQEVKRGRILTVGVSNYSASQMQEAYDFLAQYDVPLAVNQVRYSLLTRKIEQNGILELARKLGITILAYSPLDQGLLTGKYTPENTEIQGARKIDPKFSAAGLSKIEPVINNLQQLAEKYAKTPAQIALNWLIMQDNVIPIPGAKNARQAQDNAGAMGWQLSTEDVEQLSLISLNQ, from the coding sequence ATGGAATCAAGCAAACTAGCGATTAATCAAATTTCTCTACCGTCTCTGGGTATTGGTACATGGTCTTGGGGCGATCGCCTTTTTTGGGGATATGGTTCGGATTATGGCGAAACAGATGTAGCTAGAGCTTTTGAGGCTGCGGTAGAAAACGGCGCAACTTTTTTTGATACAGCGGAAATCTATGGTTTTGGAGAATCTGAGCGACTACTGGGACGTTTTTTAAAACGAACTAGTCAACCAGTACAAATTGCCACTAAATATTTTCCTCTACCTTGGCGATTTAATCATCAGGCGGTAGCAGATACTTTGAGCGACAGTTTAAAACGGCTTCAGGTAGAGCAGGTGGCGCTTTATCAGGTGCATATGCCTTTTAGCTTTCTGATGAGTCAACATACATTGATGGAGGCATTAGCGCAAGAGGTCAAACGAGGGCGAATCTTAACCGTGGGAGTAAGTAATTATTCTGCCAGTCAAATGCAAGAAGCTTATGATTTCTTGGCTCAGTATGATGTTCCTTTAGCTGTTAATCAAGTTCGTTATTCCTTGTTAACCAGAAAGATTGAACAAAATGGTATTTTGGAACTTGCCCGTAAATTGGGAATTACGATCTTGGCATACAGTCCTTTAGATCAGGGGCTTTTAACAGGTAAATATACTCCAGAAAATACAGAGATTCAGGGTGCGCGCAAAATAGATCCCAAGTTTTCCGCTGCTGGCTTAAGCAAAATTGAACCAGTAATCAACAATCTTCAGCAACTTGCCGAGAAATACGCTAAAACTCCAGCTCAGATAGCTTTAAACTGGCTGATCATGCAGGACAATGTAATTCCTATTCCTGGAGCGAAAAATGCACGGCAAGCCCAAGATAATGCAGGGGCGATGGGTTGGCAATTAAGTACAGAAGATGTAGAGCAGCTCAGTTTAATCAGCTTAAATCAGTAA